The nucleotide window AAAAACCTTCTTGTGAGGATTGAATATACCTTTGGGGTCAAACGTATTTTTAACTACCTCAAAAAGAGCACAGACTTCTTTGCCATACATTTTTTTCAAAAATGGTGTACGAATCAGGCCGTCATTGTGCTCTGCGTCTATTGAACCATGATATGAAAGCACGAGCTCGTAAACTTTCTCTGAAAGCTCTAGAATTACAGGCTTAGTTTTTGGATCATTGAAATCCATAAGTGGAATTATGTGAAAATTCCCATTACCAGCATGTCCTGCAATTGTATAAGTAATTGTAGGATATTGATTCAATAATGTGTTTAGTTTTGGGAGAAATTCTGGCAGATGTTCTGGGCGCACAATAATATCATCAATGAAAGGTGCAGTTCTCCGACCCTTAACATGCTTGCGAAGTAGTGCAAAACTATCTCTACGTATTGTCCAATATTTTTCCGCTTCTTGGATACTTTTTGTAACACGTCCACGTAATTTAAATGGAGTGAGTTTATTCAGCACATTTCTACATTTAACATCCAATTCTTCTTCGGTGCTACCAGTGTATTCAATCAATAAAATCAATTTTGGAACGCCACCTGTGAGAACAAGCCATAACTCAGGTAGAAAAGATAAGCCAAATTTTATAGTTCCAAATAATCCTTTGGTTTTTATAAAATCCATAAAGAATCTTACAGCTAGCATAAAGGTCTTGTTGTCGTAGCTTTCTACAGACTCTGGGTTTGTCTCAAGTATTGTATCTACAATCTCGCCGAGATTGTCTAGCTTGTCTAAAAATACTACTGCCAATTTAGAAGCAGAAGGTTTTTCGACTAGATAAAAAGTTATCTCTGTGTTTATACCAAGAGTGTCCTGAGAACCAACCAAAAGTTTAGTGAGATCAAATATATTTTCCTGTTCGTTTGTATTTTTCTTTAAAACATTCCAGAGATAATACCCTGCTGAATTTTTTGAAACATTTGGTCGCGCAGCATCGATAAGCGCCTGATTGTTTTCTATTAAATCAAAAACTTTTTTATGAATTTGACCTTCTATATCTACTTGAGCAATTTTTGAATAAAGTTCTCTGCGATTTTCTGGACCAACTGTGTATGTGTGTCCATCAGAAAAAACAGTTCGGAGACTTGCAACATAGTCCTCAGTCTTTCCATAGCGAAGAGTTAGCTCCCCACCAGAATTATTTCCAACCATTCCTCCAACTGCGTTTATGCTTTTAGACGCCGTATAGCAAGGTAGTAAAAGATTCAATTTATCTG belongs to Candidatus Nomurabacteria bacterium and includes:
- a CDS encoding FAD-binding oxidoreductase, translating into MKEEIKKFFAGDVEDSDEVLTKYSHDASLFEVRPKLVVFPKNEKDIENLVQWVNDNKAKYPDLSLTARAAGTCMSGGPLNESIIMDFTKYMNKIKKIERVIPFTIQPLFPGAKPVTVVGKAVVEPGCFYRDFEIEADKLNLLLPCYTASKSINAVGGMVGNNSGGELTLRYGKTEDYVASLRTVFSDGHTYTVGPENRRELYSKIAQVDIEGQIHKKVFDLIENNQALIDAARPNVSKNSAGYYLWNVLKKNTNEQENIFDLTKLLVGSQDTLGINTEITFYLVEKPSASKLAVVFLDKLDNLGEIVDTILETNPESVESYDNKTFMLAVRFFMDFIKTKGLFGTIKFGLSFLPELWLVLTGGVPKLILLIEYTGSTEEELDVKCRNVLNKLTPFKLRGRVTKSIQEAEKYWTIRRDSFALLRKHVKGRRTAPFIDDIIVRPEHLPEFLPKLNTLLNQYPTITYTIAGHAGNGNFHIIPLMDFNDPKTKPVILELSEKVYELVLSYHGSIDAEHNDGLIRTPFLKKMYGKEVCALFEVVKNTFDPKGIFNPHKKVFEDKNYLETHIIDPKQPITQHSS